Proteins co-encoded in one Candidatus Eisenbacteria bacterium genomic window:
- a CDS encoding RluA family pseudouridine synthase, protein MREETRSVRVLVPPERDAVRLDRFLAEDAGLPSRAFGQKLIREGRVLVDGKTARASRKLAAGETVTITLPPPEPSALVPEAIPLDVRHEDEDLIVVVKPAGMVVHPGAGVRTGTLVHALLSRCGTLSDAGEAVRPGIVHRLDKDTSGLLVAAKTREAHLALSRAIERRDVERQYLAVVWGFPPDKGVIRAPIGRSRRDRKKMAVTEKGKEAVSRFTSRERFLYACLTEVALESGRTHQIRVHFAHAGHPVFGDPEYGGRRKALAALPSEHRRSAERALEAIDRQALHAWRLRFRHPRTGAEMAFEAEAPSDFAGLLSILRREERRGGHRS, encoded by the coding sequence ATGCGGGAGGAGACGCGCTCGGTTAGGGTCCTGGTGCCTCCGGAGAGGGATGCGGTCCGCCTCGACCGGTTTCTCGCGGAGGACGCGGGGCTCCCCTCGCGCGCCTTCGGCCAGAAGCTGATCCGCGAGGGGAGGGTCCTCGTGGACGGGAAGACGGCGCGGGCGAGCCGCAAGCTCGCCGCGGGGGAGACGGTGACGATAACGCTCCCCCCTCCCGAGCCGTCCGCCCTCGTGCCGGAGGCGATCCCTCTCGACGTGCGCCACGAGGATGAGGACCTCATCGTCGTCGTCAAGCCGGCGGGGATGGTCGTGCATCCGGGCGCGGGGGTTCGCACCGGAACGCTCGTGCACGCGCTTCTCTCCCGGTGCGGGACCCTCTCCGACGCCGGAGAGGCGGTCCGACCGGGGATCGTTCACCGGCTCGACAAGGACACGTCGGGACTTCTCGTCGCGGCGAAGACCCGGGAGGCGCACCTCGCGCTTTCGCGCGCGATCGAGAGACGAGATGTCGAACGGCAGTACCTCGCCGTCGTCTGGGGCTTTCCCCCCGACAAGGGAGTGATCCGCGCGCCGATCGGGCGCTCCCGGCGCGATCGGAAAAAGATGGCGGTGACGGAGAAGGGGAAGGAGGCGGTTTCCCGGTTTACGTCGCGGGAGCGTTTCCTTTACGCTTGTCTCACGGAGGTGGCGCTCGAGTCGGGGCGGACGCATCAGATCCGGGTCCACTTCGCGCACGCCGGGCACCCGGTCTTCGGCGATCCGGAGTACGGCGGGAGGCGGAAGGCGCTCGCGGCGCTGCCGAGCGAGCACCGTCGCTCGGCGGAGCGGGCGCTCGAAGCGATCGACCGGCAAGCGCTCCACGCCTGGCGGCTCCGCTTCCGGCATCCGCGCACCGGCGCGGAGATGGCGTTCGAGGCGGAAGCGCCGAGCGACTTCGCGGGGCTCCTCTCGATCCTCCGGCGGGAGGAGCGGCGCGGCGGGCATCGATCCTAG
- the lspA gene encoding signal peptidase II codes for MKTPARLGLLFSVLVGAGALLLDQAAKAIVASRLDLGRSVPVAGDVFRITHVQNPGGAFGLFRDHGNLYTVLSIAAVAVLGYLAARGRIRTPGGRTAIGLVLGGAIGNLIDRLRFGRVIDFLDVGVGDLRWPVFNLADAWVVAGVALFFLLSMRSGDPFDGKQTDAGGDALG; via the coding sequence GTGAAGACCCCGGCCCGTCTCGGGCTTCTCTTTTCCGTTCTCGTCGGGGCGGGCGCGCTCCTCCTCGACCAAGCCGCGAAGGCGATCGTCGCCTCCAGGCTGGATCTCGGCCGTTCGGTCCCTGTCGCCGGCGACGTCTTCCGGATCACGCATGTTCAGAATCCCGGCGGGGCGTTCGGCCTCTTCCGCGACCACGGGAACCTCTACACCGTCCTCTCGATCGCGGCGGTCGCCGTGCTCGGTTATCTCGCCGCGCGCGGGCGGATCCGCACGCCGGGCGGGCGGACGGCGATCGGCCTCGTTCTCGGCGGCGCGATCGGCAACCTGATCGACCGCCTCCGCTTCGGACGCGTGATCGATTTTCTCGATGTCGGCGTCGGCGACCTTCGCTGGCCGGTGTTCAACCTGGCGGACGCCTGGGTCGTCGCCGGCGTCGCCCTCTTCTTTCTCCTATCGATGAGATCCGGCGATCCTTTCGATGGAAAGCAAACGGATGCGGGAGGAGACGCGCTCGGTTAG